A stretch of the Halorussus vallis genome encodes the following:
- a CDS encoding class I SAM-dependent methyltransferase, which translates to MSEETYTDTIDWDEHWDGADEDERADTSPSANLVLEPFTEFLATKLPDGPDGVADVGCGSGDLVFEIAKRYPDATAVGYDAAEAVLVENRRRAREAGVDVTFERAVLPEFDPGRRFDIVSCLFTLCYVPDVERALVHLYDAVKPGGYLVVHYHNRLAQSHYSAIAESPHEFLDEDSVWNPETFADRFELTIEGESLLSYERIHAVLGTWPQSVFSVADRADQYRAHRHEPLVYVPK; encoded by the coding sequence ATGTCCGAAGAGACGTACACTGACACCATCGACTGGGACGAGCACTGGGATGGAGCGGACGAGGACGAACGTGCGGATACGAGTCCGAGTGCGAACCTCGTACTCGAACCGTTCACCGAGTTCCTCGCCACGAAGTTACCCGACGGGCCGGACGGGGTCGCCGATGTCGGCTGTGGTTCCGGCGACCTGGTGTTCGAGATCGCCAAGCGCTACCCCGACGCGACGGCGGTCGGGTACGACGCTGCCGAGGCGGTCCTCGTGGAGAACCGTCGACGGGCACGCGAGGCCGGTGTAGACGTCACCTTCGAGCGAGCGGTCCTTCCGGAGTTCGACCCGGGTCGCCGGTTCGATATCGTCTCCTGTTTGTTCACGCTCTGCTACGTCCCGGACGTCGAGCGCGCGCTGGTGCACCTCTACGATGCGGTGAAACCCGGCGGTTACCTCGTCGTCCATTACCACAATCGGCTCGCGCAATCCCACTACAGCGCCATCGCGGAATCGCCCCACGAGTTCCTCGATGAGGACTCCGTGTGGAACCCCGAGACGTTCGCCGACCGGTTCGAACTCACAATCGAGGGCGAGAGTCTGTTGTCGTACGAACGCATCCACGCGGTGCTGGGGACCTGGCCGCAAAGCGTTTTTTCGGTGGCCGACAGAGCCGACCAGTACCGCGCCCACCGGCACGAGCCACTCGTTTATGTCCCGAAGTGA
- a CDS encoding DUF7522 family protein, whose protein sequence is MVSAPDELVEFLRERADESLRAVRIYSLDSHRSLYAREDAERWQSEADVEYVVSRAREDLRERADDRRWFTAGELEASVRVFHEAVLVNVVLDDDRGVLVSLDADTASYLHGFVHDCKEWLE, encoded by the coding sequence ATGGTTTCCGCGCCCGACGAATTGGTCGAGTTCCTTCGAGAGCGCGCCGACGAGTCGTTACGGGCGGTGCGAATCTACTCCCTCGACTCCCACCGGTCGCTGTACGCGCGGGAGGACGCCGAGCGATGGCAGTCCGAGGCCGATGTCGAATACGTCGTCTCACGGGCACGGGAGGACCTCCGGGAGCGGGCCGACGACCGGCGGTGGTTCACGGCCGGCGAACTGGAGGCGTCGGTCCGGGTGTTCCACGAGGCGGTGCTCGTCAACGTCGTGCTCGACGACGACCGGGGGGTGCTCGTCTCGCTCGACGCCGACACCGCGTCGTACCTCCACGGGTTCGTCCACGACTGCAAGGAGTGGCTGGAGTGA
- a CDS encoding ArsR/SmtB family transcription factor yields the protein MTDDSLSPDEAFAVLGDETRIAILRSLFERPYEPMTFSELREAVGMADSGQFNYHLNKLVGQFVRKTEEGYELRLAGWQVLGAILSGTYTESGNVEPVEADHPCRRCGGVVVATYEDERMTIRCTDCDEQYSSAGVPPGVLDGFEREELVDRFDRFMRGLVAQARLGVCVSCSGRMDAEVLTDPDPEIGVDVESIPGVVYRCRRCPEVVSASFGSALLDHPEIVAFHWEHGVDLRHVPSWTLAWLTDDHATVESEDPLRVRLVVELGDEAGVEDTKTGGAGGAGGAVLELLIDENLEAVEVTRR from the coding sequence ATGACCGACGACTCGCTCTCGCCCGACGAGGCGTTCGCCGTGCTCGGCGACGAAACCCGCATCGCCATCCTCCGGAGCCTGTTCGAGCGCCCATACGAACCGATGACGTTCTCGGAACTCCGCGAGGCGGTGGGGATGGCCGACTCGGGGCAGTTCAACTACCACCTCAACAAGCTGGTCGGCCAGTTCGTCCGCAAAACCGAGGAAGGGTACGAACTCCGTCTCGCCGGGTGGCAGGTCCTCGGCGCCATCCTCTCGGGGACCTACACCGAGTCGGGCAACGTCGAACCGGTCGAGGCCGACCACCCCTGCAGACGATGCGGGGGCGTCGTCGTCGCGACCTACGAGGACGAGCGGATGACCATCCGGTGCACCGACTGCGACGAGCAGTACTCGTCGGCGGGCGTGCCGCCCGGCGTGCTCGACGGGTTCGAGCGCGAGGAGTTGGTCGACCGCTTCGACCGGTTCATGCGCGGCCTCGTGGCGCAGGCGCGGCTCGGCGTCTGCGTCAGTTGCAGCGGTCGGATGGACGCCGAGGTGCTGACCGACCCCGACCCCGAAATCGGCGTCGACGTCGAGTCGATTCCCGGCGTCGTCTACCGGTGTCGGCGCTGCCCGGAGGTCGTCTCGGCCTCGTTCGGGTCGGCGCTGCTCGACCACCCCGAGATCGTCGCGTTCCACTGGGAACACGGCGTGGACCTCCGGCACGTCCCGTCGTGGACCCTCGCGTGGCTGACCGACGACCACGCGACCGTCGAGTCCGAGGACCCGCTCCGCGTCCGTCTTGTGGTCGAACTCGGCGACGAGGCGGGTGTGGAAGACACCAAGACGGGAGGAGCAGGCGGTGCGGGCGGTGCGGTGCTCGAACTCCTTATCGACGAGAACCTGGAAGCGGTCGAGGTGACCCGGCGGTAG